AAGATAAAAACCGCCGCGTGCCGCGATGCGGATGGCGCGGGAGAGAGTGTCCATCGTCGCGGTCTTCAGCACATAGCCGCGCGCGCCGGCGCGCAGAGCCGCCATAACGTACTGATTTGAGTCGTATGAGGTGAGCATGAGGGAGGCCGTCGGTATGCCGGCTTCCTTGACCTTGCGCGCAAGAGCGATGCCGTCAAGCCCCGGCATCCTGATGTCAAGCAGCGCTATCTGGGGCCTGTGCGTCTGGATGCCGGCCCATGTCGCGTTTCCGTCGGCGTACTCGCCCACAATGGTGAAGTCCGGCTCCTTTGAAAGATACCCTTTGATGCCCTCTCTTGTAAGCGGATGGTCGTCAGCAAGAATTATCGAAATAGACATATCGTTGGTGCTCCCTTCAGTTTTATATTATAGTATTAGTTTGCAACAAATATTGCGGTAAAAATCACTCTGTAAAAATATCCGCGGGAAGTTCCGCGGGGTCGACATAGACGCACTCGACGCCGGATTCCGCCATGATGGCGCGCGCCAGTTCGTCAGGATACGGATGTAAGAAGAAAACTTTTCTGCACCCGGCGTTTATCAGCGCCTTCGTGCAGTAGACGCACGGCTCGTGCGTGCAGTAAAGCCACGAATCCGCTGTAGAGGTGCCAGCGATGGCGGCCTGGGCTATCGCGTTTATCTCCGCGTGAGAGCCGCGGCAGATCTCATGGCGGCAGCCGGAGGCGATGCCAAGCGTCTCACGCAGACAGCCCGCCTCGTCGCAGTGCGTCACTCCACGCGGTGCGCCGTTGTAGCCGGTGCTCAATATCTGGCGGTCACGCACGAGCACCGCGCCCACTTTGCGGCGCAGGCAGGTGCTGCGGCTTGCCGCCACGCGCGCCATAAGCAAAAAATATGTATTCCAGTCAGGACGCTCTTTCATGCGATCGCTCCCCGCAATAGGTCTGATGTAAGGGAAAATACTAAGCTGATATATCAATAGGAGCATATCATGCTGACCCTTCGCTTAGTAATAATATCCCCTGCAACGATTATATAATCTATAATTCTTTTGTCTCTTTTTAAACGCAAAAATACCTATAAATTTTATGAATTAAGCAGTTTTCGCAACGATAATTTATTAGTCTGCGATAATTTATGGCAGAATAAGAAAATATTACCCCGTTTATCGCATGCAGTGCCTCTCTGCCGCGGCTGCAAAGCGATAACAAGGGCCAGTTTGCCGCGCCCATCCGCTTTTTTGATTACGGGGTTGACAATGTGGGAATTGCTGACTACAATGTGACCCATACTTTGAAAAGGAGGAGCGGATATGAAATTGAATACTCAGTATTTTGCAAACAACATGATGATGTGCATCTACTCTGACGGCTCCTCTTATGATTCAACGGACGCCTAGAGCGCCGCGCGTGAAAATCATGAGACCGAGCCTGACGACGGCCCGGTCTTTTTTTATGCACTTTAAAAAGCGTTACAGCAAAGGATGATTTTATGATTGAGATCGAAAAGCTTGGAAAATATTTCGGAGAGCAAAAGGTCCTCTCGGATATTTCCATGAAGGTCGAAAAGGGAGACGTCTTCGGCATCGTGGGGCACTCCGGCGCGGGCAAGTCTACGCTGCTGCGCTGTCTGAACGGCCTTGAAGGCTACACCGAGGGCAGCGTGAAGGTGAACGGCAAAGAGGTGAAGGCGCTTTCGGAGCAGGAGCTTAAGCTGCTGCGCCGCGACATGGGGATGATCTTTCAGAATTTCAACCTCATGAACCGCAAGGACGTCTATGAAAATATCCTCTTTCCGCTAAAGGTGTGGGGCACGCCGCGCGCCGAGGCGGAAAAACGCGCCGACGAGCTGCTTGAACTTGTCGGGCTCACAGGCAAAAAACATGAAAAGGTGCGCAGCCTAAGCGGCGGCCAGAAGCAGCGCGTGGGCATAGCGCGCGCGCTTGCGCTGAACCCGGAGATACTGCTCTGCGACGAGGCCACCTCCGCGCTCGACCCGAAGACGACCATCTCCATACTCGAGCTGCTGATGGACATAAACAAAAAGCTCAACGTCACCATCGTCGTAGTCACGCATCAGATGGAAGTGGTCAAGATGGTCTGCAACAAAGTCATCATCTTGGACGGCGGCAAGATCGTAGCCTCCGGCGACACGGACAAACTGTTTTTGGCGCCCGGCAAAGAGCTGCGCAAGCTCATCACGGACGACTACGCGGTGGTGCCCTCCGGGACGAACATCCGCCTGATGTTCCCGCGCGAGATAGCGAACGAGGCGATAATCACAGGCATGGCGCGCGAGCTCAACATAGACTTCTCCGTCGTCGGAGGCCGCATTGAACGTTACCGCGACACGGTGATGGGCTTTCTTATAATAAACACCGCCGACAAAGACGTGGCGAATGTTGAAAAATGGCTGAAAGAAAAAGGAATGTTCTGGGAGGTATTGGACGATGGGCAGTGAGCTTACGGCGGCGCTTTGGGAAACTTTGTATATGGTGGCGGTCTCCACCTTTTTTTCGGGGATTTTCGGCTCCGGCGTCGCGGTGTTGATGATAATCACCGGGCCGAACGGACTTAAGCCGAACAAGGCGGTCTACGGAGTGCTCGACATCGCCGTGAACCTTCTGCGCTCCTTTCCCTTCATAATACTGCTCATCGCGATAATCCCGCTTACGCGCATCATAGCCGGCACTTCGATAGGCAGCACCGCCTCCATCGTGCCGCTTACGATAGCGGCGACGCCCTTCGTAGCGCGCCTCATGGAGGGAAGCCTGCTTGAGGTGGACCGCGGGGTGGTAGAAGCCGCGCGCTCGTTCGGAGCCTCCACCTGCCAGATAATATTCGGCGTCATGATAAAAGAGGCGATGCCTTCAATAGTGCTCAACTGGGCCATAGTCGCGATAAACCTGCTCGGCTACTCCGCGATGGCGGGAGTGGTGGGCGGCGGCGGCCTGGGCGACCTTGCGATAAAATACGGTTACAACCGTTTTCAGACGGACGTCATGGTCTACTCCGTAGCGATACTGATAGTCATCGTACAGGTGATACAGTACGCAGGAAATTACGTCTACGAGAAGATAAGGTAAAGGGGGCTGAGCTTTATAGAATACGATATGAGACCCCGCGCCCCGAAGACCGCACAGGATACGAAATTTTTATTTAACTCATAAGGAGAGAATCTACAATGAAAAAGATCGCACTCGCACTGATAGCAGCCCTTCTCATCCCCGCCGCGGCATTTGCGGCCGGCAAAGAAATCAAAGTAGGCGTAACGCCGTTCCCGCACAAGGACATCATGAACGTAGTGAAGCAGCTCGTGGCCAAGGACGGCTACGACCTGAAGATAGTTGAGTTCACCGATTACGTGACGCCGAACACAGCGCTTGCCGAAAAGGCGCTCGACGCGAACTTCTTCCAGCACGTCCCCTACCTTGACAACACAAACAAGGAAAAAGGCTACAACCTCGTCTGGATAGCGAAGATACACATCGAACCGCTCGGCCTCTACTCAAAGAAGATAAAAAAGATCGGCGAGCTGAAAAACGGTTCGCAGGTGGCCATCCCCAACGACGCGACGAACTGCGCCCGCGCGCTTCGCCTGCTTGAAAAGAACGGCCTCATCAAGGTAAAGGCCGGAGAGCTTGTAACGGCGAAGGACATCACCGCGAACCCGAAGAACCTCAAAATCCGCGAACTTGACGCGGCCCAGCTGCCCCGCACATTGCAGGATGTGGACGCCGCCGTCATCAACACGAATTTCGCAGTCGAAGCCGGCCTCGTGCCCGCGAAGGACGCGATCGTCATAGAGGGCAAAGAATCTCCCTACGCGAACGTCCTCGTAATACGCGGCGCAGACAAAGACACCCCCGCGGCGAAGGCGCTGAAAAAGGCGGCCAACTCCAAGGAAGTAAAAGAATACATCACAAAGAACCTCGTACCCAAAGGCATCGTACCCGCGTTCTAAATCAAGGAAAAATAAAAAGCGCGGCGCGTTCGGACAAACTCCCGAGCGCGCCGCGCTTTTTTATTTGAGTATTCCGGCGATAGTTTCGTAGAGCAGTTTCGGGTTCACAGGTTTGGTGAGGTGGGCGTTCATTCCGGCATCGAGGGAGGCTTTTCTGTCCTCCTCAAAGGCGTTTGCGGTCATCGCGATTATGGCTATGCTTTTTGCGTCGGCGCGCGGCAGAGCGCGTATGGCCCGCGTGGCGGCAAGGCCGTCCATCACCGGCATACGCACGTCCATCAGTATCGCGTCGAAGTCTCCGCTGGCCGATTCCGCAAAGAGGCGAAGCGCCTCTTTGCCGTTTTCGGCGGTATGGACGGTCATGCCGCGTTTTTCAAGGAGTTTTTTTGCGATGATCGAGTTGAGCGGCTGATCTTCCGCAAGCAGTATTTTTTTGCCGAAGAGGTCGGTCATTGTTTCTTCTCCCGCCGGCGCCGCGCTTTCTTTTTCGCGGTACAGATAACTGATGCTTACGGTGAATTTTGAACCGAGGCCCAGCTCGCTTTCGACCTTTATATCCCCGCCCATCTCCATAGCTATTCGCTTTGCGAGCGCAAGGCCGAGGCCCGTTCCCCGCACCGCGCCGGAATAAATGTTGCGTTCCTGTTCAAAGGGCGTGAATGCGCGCGTTAAAAATTCCTGGCTCATGCCGCAGCCGTCGTCCTCGATGATGATTTCGTCCACCGCGCTGCTTTCGTCGTGGCTCACGTGGCGCATCGCAAGCGTCACGCGACCGCCCGCCTTCGTAAATTTGAAGGCGTTGTTCAGCAGGTTCATCAGCATCTGCTTCGTCTTCAGGACGTCTACGAAAAATTCGTAGCGGCCAACGCAGGAAAGGTTTTGCGGGTAGACGAAGGTTATATTTTTCTCATGCGCCATCGGCATCATCATCTCCACGCAGGAAAGCGCTATCGCGGAGGGCGACGCCCACTCGCGGCTCAGCGTGAATTTTCCGCTTTCGATGCGGCTCATGTCCAGTATGTCGTTTATGACTCCAAGAAGGTACTGGCCGGAGGCGTCTATCTGCGCAAGATATTCGTCGGCCGCCGCCGCGTTGGAAAGTTCCTCGCGCGCCAGCTTCGTCATTCCGATTATAGCGTTCATCGGCGTGCGTATCTCGTGGCTCATGTTTGAAAGAAAGTCCGTCTTTGCGGCGTTGGCCCGCGTAGCCTCAGCGAGCGCTTTATTCAGGCGCTCCCTCTGGTTCAGCTCGGCCTCGTACTCGGCTGTGACGTCGCGCACGGAACAGACGACGTTCTTTTTATCCTCGTTCATATAGCTGTAGGCGGCGCGTTTGTAGCACGGCCTTCCATCATCGTCGCGCACGGTGAAAAATGTGGAGTAGCTTTGCACCTTTTCAAGCGCCTCTTTGACACGGCAAAGGGAGTGGTCGCGCACCACGCGTTCCACGTCGACGTCTATAGAGTGCCTGCGCAGGTATTCCGCTACGCCGGCGCTTACGTCGCCCATCTTTTTTTGTTCCTTTACAACTTCGTCGAGGCTACTGTTCATAAAGGGGCGCGGCACGCCGCTTTCCGCGTCGAAGGTGAATATTGAGTCGTATTCCGTGGCGACCAGCCTGTTTACGACGTCCTCGGCCCTTTTTTCGTCGCTTACGTCACGCGAGAAGCAATAGGCCTCAAGGTCTCCCGTGTAGGGGTTCTGCATCGCTTCGCAGACGCTCTCAACCCAAAACGAGGCGCTCGCGTAATGGTGGCGTATGACGCAGCGCGTCTCTCCGCGCTCGAAGGCTTCGCGTATTGCGCGGCGCGTGAATATCGCGCGGTAGCGCGCGCGCTCCGCCTCATACGGGATATGCGCCGTTATATAGTTGAAAATGGTGTCTCCGTCGTGAGAGAGGCAGAAGGCGGAGAACGGCTCCTCTTCGCTCTCCACCTCGGATACGGTGTTGCGCGTGACGTTCAGCAGCAGCGAGGCCTTTGAGCCTCTGGCAAGCGCCTTCCCGTAATTCGTGCGCTCCTCGAATTTGCGCGTCAGCTCCTCCTGTTGGCGCACCTGTTCGTCCACGTCGGTGAAACATCCGTAAATAACGGCGGTATCTTTTCCCGTCGGGGTCAGTATCGCGCTCAGCCGCACCCAGAGATACCGTTTTTTGCCGTTCAGCACGCGCAGGGTGACGTCTATTTTTTCCATATTCTCTCGCGCCTTATGTAAGGCCGCAAGCACGCGAGGCACATCATCCGGGTGGACCGCCGAAAAGAATTTCTCGCGCTCGTAGACGCGGCGCTCCTCGCGCGTCGAATCCGTCATCCTGAAATAGCCGTCGTTCAGATAGCGCAGCGTCACTTGGTCTCCTCGCAGGTCATAGATGCCGATGCCGCTCGGTATGCGGTCTACAAGCTCCTGCAGCTCCGCCTCCTGCCGATGCGCCTCCGTCTCGTCGGAGATGTACTGGATGTAGGCGGGCCGCCCCAGCCACGTCAGAGCGCGGCAGCGCAGGCAGAAATAACGCCCGTCGTTTATTTTGAGGCTGTACTCGCTATATTCAGTCTCTGAAAGCGACGCCATCTGTTCATTCGTCATAAGCATCCTTTTATCGGGGAAAATTTCCGCCGTCTTCATTCCAGAGAGCTTCGTCTTTTCCGCACCGGGGAAAAATCTCAAAAGCGCGTTGTTGATGTAGAGCACTGTGCGCGTGTCGCGCTCCGCGACAAGCACAGCCGTTCGGGAGTCGGCCACCAGCCCCTGATACATCGAGCTCTCCTGCTCGGGAGCGGTGAAGACGGCGTAATAGAGCGGGCAGCCCTCCTCCTCGCGTATCGGCGTGGCCGACAGGTGGAGCCAGAACGAAGAACCGTCGGCGTCTATGCAGCGGAAATTCAATATTATAGGCTTGCGTTTTGTGACGCTCTCCACGGCGACTGCGCGAAAACGGTCGATGTCCTCCGGCGCGATAAGACGTTCCAGCGCGTCGGGAGAGCCGTTTATCGCGTCAAATTCCTCTCTCGTTCTGTGGCTCAAAGCGGGCAGCCCGTCGCTGTAATAGAGGCACGAAAGCTTAGCGCCGACCTTATAGACGGCGATGCCTCCGGGGATAGCGTTGAGCAGCCCCTCTATCATCATATTTTTTTCGTAATTGTCGTTTATATCAATAATAGTGCCGATAGTCCTTGAAGGTGCGCCCTGTGCGTCTTTGCAAAAAATTCCAACAAGGCGGCTCCACCGGTAGGAGCCGTCCTTCATCTTAAGGCGCATCACAGCCTCGGCTCTTGCGACGCCGCCCTTTATTTCATCAAAAAAACGAAAAAGCGCGGGAGTATCCTGCGGGTGCACCATCTCAAGCGGCCCGCGATTATGGAGAATGTCGTCCGCGCCTACGTCGCTCAGCGCGTAGCGCAGATAGGAATCGGAGCGGTAGAAGGCGCCTGTCTTCAGATCCCACTCAAAGACCGCAGCGCCCGTTTCCTCCGCCGCTATTCGGTAACGGTCTTCGTCTAAATATTCCCTACCCATACTGTTTCCCCACCCTCTGATTTTTTCACAAACGGCGCGCGGGAACATTTATGGCGCTGGAACGTTCCGCCGCAAAGCCGGGCCTTCGTTTCCCAGATGCTGTTTATTATTAAGCCGATAGCCACGCATGATTTAACGCACATCTATTTATATATTACTCTTAAATCTGCACGCTATCAATACGCCCGCAATACCGTCTCCATTTACGGCGGTCGTGCGAGAAAAATGAGGCCGCGCGCGCCGTTCTCATATATAATAATGCTCAGCGCGCAGCTTCGGCGCGCGCGGAAATTTTGATAAGCGAGGTAACTGTGGATGAAGTGTAAAAATTATAGAAAACTGGCGTGCTGCGCGGCCATGCTGCTTCTTGTCTTCGCGGGCCGGGCCTTTGCCTACGATTTCAGCGCGGAGTTTGTTGAAAAGGACGGAGCCGAGATACAGAAGGGGAAAATATACATCTCAGGCGAAATGTCGCGCTACGAGGTGGACGGCAGCGAGGCCATACAGGTGACGCGCGCCGACAAAAAGGTGATGTGGATAGTCTTTCCGAAGCACAGAGTCTACGTCGAAGAAGCATTCGCAGGCCCCGTAAGCATAGGCTCCGGCACCGCCGCGCTTCCAAAAAACACGGGCGACCTGTCGCGCGAAGACCTCGGCTTTGAAGAGGTGGACAGCTACAGGCTGCGCAAATACCTCGTTACGGTAAAATACAACAAGGGCGAGACGCAGGACAAATATTACGAGTGGCGTCGCTCCGACTTCCCCGTCCCGGTAAAGACGGCAAACCCAAGCGGGACAGTCTCTTACGAATACAAAAAAATCAAGATGGGCCCGCAGAACCCGTCGTTCTTCGTAGAGCCAAAAAGTTACAAAAAAGTGACCGCCGAAGAGCTTGAAAAACTAGAGGCCCAGTGGAGTGCGAAGAAGAAAAAATAACATACAAAACGCGCACAAGCGAGCCTCGGAATCAAACTCTGTAACTATATCCTTCTGCCGAAATCCCAGATAATCTGGGCTAAAGTTAGTCTTCAGTCCCAAGAAAATTATTAACCAATTTGACGTTCAGTATCAATAAGACACTGGACGTCTTTTGCGTAATGAGAGCTATTCTGGCATCCGCTCTTCGTCCCTTACGGTCAATTCTCCAAGAATGCTTCGCCAATTGCAAACTGGCAGACTCCATTTTTTAGTTGCTTCAAAGGTTGCAAGGTACAGGGCCTTTAAAAGCGCCCCTGCATTGGAAATACACTCCTCTGACTATGGATAGCCAAGACTTCTGATCACCGCCGTAATTGCGCCCAGTTGATCATAAAGCGATAATGCTGCGTTTACCTGTTTTTCCGAATACATCTATTGCACCCCCTAGGTGGAGTCCAGGGTTTTGTCCGCACCCCCTTACCTTACCTCTAGAACACAGAGCATAAGCGTTTATAAATACCAAGCAATTGACTTCTCATAAACACAAAGTTAAAAAATAAAACTATCAAACAAGCTATCCCTGTCAGCAAAGAACTTACAATACAGAATGATAAATATCCATGAATATATCTCAATGCAACAGGAGAGAATAATATACTTAAAAATAGAGTTAAAAACATATTAGGAATAAACATTGTAGAAAAACATTTCAGTGTCCCAGGTAATAATTTAACATGCACATATACAATTTCCATTGAAGCTAGCATCAAATTGCAAAATAAAGTATTCGTCAAAATCCCATAAAAACTCCAAGTTATGCCACAGGTAATATTCCCAACAGTCAAAATAATTAGTGTTATTAATTGAATATTTCTGGCCGTTTTAAAATGGCCTCCCATAATGAGGCACAACCCACTTGGAATATGTATAAGTTGTGTATAGGCTATTAATATTAATAGTAGTGCTAGCCTGGTATTAAGATATTGAACATCTGTTATTCCTTGGGTATAAACGGACATAAAAGGTAAGATAACAGCTCCTAGCGGAGCAAATAATATGGTTAACAATAAAATAACTAAAAATTCAAACTCATTCATTATCAAAATAATTTTCGCGGGGTTTCCTTCATGAAGAATCTGCCCAAGCGCGTTTTGTGGCGCTGATATAAATATATTGATTATTGATGATGGCATGCTTATTATTGAAAAATAAACTGAATAAACACTAGCCATTGCCGTATTAGAAAAAATCGATATAAATAAAATGGAAGAGGAGGAATACACAACACTAACAATTTTGCCAACCATTACATCTGTCGTTCCAAATATATATGATACTCCATCCCATTTCTCAAGTTGGGTGGCATACGGATATAAACGATTGTAACACATTTTAGTAGCCCATCCTGCAACACACGTAAATAGTAAATAAACACACCGTATCAGAATAATGTTTCCTGTATTATATAATAAAACAATCATAGAGATTTGGCATATTAGATTTGTACACATCATGACAAATGTATATACATATTCATCTTGCGCAACTTGAAATAGAAGGCGAAAGCGCGTGGTATAAAAAAGCTGGAAAACTGTAGATAATAATGAAATGAGTAAGACTGCCACAATGGTAACGTAAGAAATTTTAGTTTGTATAAAAGCCCCATAGACAATTGCCCCGACAGTACCCACTAGTAACGACCATAGAGCTATTTTTTTAAATTTATAAGAGCTTTCTGCAAGTATCTCATTCATACGTTTAATATTACCCTGCGTAAAAGGTGAAAATAAGGCGACTAAAGAAGCCGTTGTAAAACCACCTTCTATCAGTGTAATTATTGATAAAAATTGAGTAAC
Above is a window of Cloacibacillus sp. DNA encoding:
- a CDS encoding response regulator transcription factor, translated to MSISIILADDHPLTREGIKGYLSKEPDFTIVGEYADGNATWAGIQTHRPQIALLDIRMPGLDGIALARKVKEAGIPTASLMLTSYDSNQYVMAALRAGARGYVLKTATMDTLSRAIRIAARGGFYLDSDVANAVEDGEDFVPEPVSVREREVLLLAARGLSGKEIATQLFISERTVQTHLASIYDKLGAKNKTEAMLLSLKYGIVTMEELLD
- a CDS encoding cytidine/deoxycytidylate deaminase family protein, with protein sequence MKERPDWNTYFLLMARVAASRSTCLRRKVGAVLVRDRQILSTGYNGAPRGVTHCDEAGCLRETLGIASGCRHEICRGSHAEINAIAQAAIAGTSTADSWLYCTHEPCVYCTKALINAGCRKVFFLHPYPDELARAIMAESGVECVYVDPAELPADIFTE
- a CDS encoding methionine ABC transporter ATP-binding protein; the protein is MIEIEKLGKYFGEQKVLSDISMKVEKGDVFGIVGHSGAGKSTLLRCLNGLEGYTEGSVKVNGKEVKALSEQELKLLRRDMGMIFQNFNLMNRKDVYENILFPLKVWGTPRAEAEKRADELLELVGLTGKKHEKVRSLSGGQKQRVGIARALALNPEILLCDEATSALDPKTTISILELLMDINKKLNVTIVVVTHQMEVVKMVCNKVIILDGGKIVASGDTDKLFLAPGKELRKLITDDYAVVPSGTNIRLMFPREIANEAIITGMARELNIDFSVVGGRIERYRDTVMGFLIINTADKDVANVEKWLKEKGMFWEVLDDGQ
- a CDS encoding methionine ABC transporter permease, coding for MGSELTAALWETLYMVAVSTFFSGIFGSGVAVLMIITGPNGLKPNKAVYGVLDIAVNLLRSFPFIILLIAIIPLTRIIAGTSIGSTASIVPLTIAATPFVARLMEGSLLEVDRGVVEAARSFGASTCQIIFGVMIKEAMPSIVLNWAIVAINLLGYSAMAGVVGGGGLGDLAIKYGYNRFQTDVMVYSVAILIVIVQVIQYAGNYVYEKIR
- a CDS encoding MetQ/NlpA family ABC transporter substrate-binding protein — translated: MKKIALALIAALLIPAAAFAAGKEIKVGVTPFPHKDIMNVVKQLVAKDGYDLKIVEFTDYVTPNTALAEKALDANFFQHVPYLDNTNKEKGYNLVWIAKIHIEPLGLYSKKIKKIGELKNGSQVAIPNDATNCARALRLLEKNGLIKVKAGELVTAKDITANPKNLKIRELDAAQLPRTLQDVDAAVINTNFAVEAGLVPAKDAIVIEGKESPYANVLVIRGADKDTPAAKALKKAANSKEVKEYITKNLVPKGIVPAF
- a CDS encoding PAS domain-containing protein; the protein is MGREYLDEDRYRIAAEETGAAVFEWDLKTGAFYRSDSYLRYALSDVGADDILHNRGPLEMVHPQDTPALFRFFDEIKGGVARAEAVMRLKMKDGSYRWSRLVGIFCKDAQGAPSRTIGTIIDINDNYEKNMMIEGLLNAIPGGIAVYKVGAKLSCLYYSDGLPALSHRTREEFDAINGSPDALERLIAPEDIDRFRAVAVESVTKRKPIILNFRCIDADGSSFWLHLSATPIREEEGCPLYYAVFTAPEQESSMYQGLVADSRTAVLVAERDTRTVLYINNALLRFFPGAEKTKLSGMKTAEIFPDKRMLMTNEQMASLSETEYSEYSLKINDGRYFCLRCRALTWLGRPAYIQYISDETEAHRQEAELQELVDRIPSGIGIYDLRGDQVTLRYLNDGYFRMTDSTREERRVYEREKFFSAVHPDDVPRVLAALHKARENMEKIDVTLRVLNGKKRYLWVRLSAILTPTGKDTAVIYGCFTDVDEQVRQQEELTRKFEERTNYGKALARGSKASLLLNVTRNTVSEVESEEEPFSAFCLSHDGDTIFNYITAHIPYEAERARYRAIFTRRAIREAFERGETRCVIRHHYASASFWVESVCEAMQNPYTGDLEAYCFSRDVSDEKRAEDVVNRLVATEYDSIFTFDAESGVPRPFMNSSLDEVVKEQKKMGDVSAGVAEYLRRHSIDVDVERVVRDHSLCRVKEALEKVQSYSTFFTVRDDDGRPCYKRAAYSYMNEDKKNVVCSVRDVTAEYEAELNQRERLNKALAEATRANAAKTDFLSNMSHEIRTPMNAIIGMTKLAREELSNAAAADEYLAQIDASGQYLLGVINDILDMSRIESGKFTLSREWASPSAIALSCVEMMMPMAHEKNITFVYPQNLSCVGRYEFFVDVLKTKQMLMNLLNNAFKFTKAGGRVTLAMRHVSHDESSAVDEIIIEDDGCGMSQEFLTRAFTPFEQERNIYSGAVRGTGLGLALAKRIAMEMGGDIKVESELGLGSKFTVSISYLYREKESAAPAGEETMTDLFGKKILLAEDQPLNSIIAKKLLEKRGMTVHTAENGKEALRLFAESASGDFDAILMDVRMPVMDGLAATRAIRALPRADAKSIAIIAMTANAFEEDRKASLDAGMNAHLTKPVNPKLLYETIAGILK